Proteins from one Burkholderia oklahomensis C6786 genomic window:
- a CDS encoding NAD(P)H-quinone oxidoreductase has product MKAIEITEFGAPDVLKLTERPQPEPKRGEVLIKVAASGVNRPDVFQRKGAYAPPPGASDLPGLEVAGEIVGGDLSDPATNPFGLKLGDRVCALLSGGGYAEYVAAPLAQCLPVPKGLTDVEAASLPETFFTVWSNVFDRAQLGAGEGGAQETFLVQGGSSGIGVTAIQIAHALGFRVFATAGTDDKCRACERLGAERAINYKTEDFVEVVKSLTHDRGVDVILDMVAGAYVPRELTALADGGRLVVIALLGGAKSEINLGEILRRRLTVTGSTLRPRPVEFKARIAAQLKARVWPLIEDGRVKPVIYRVLPAAQASDAHALMESSEHVGKIMLDWGANA; this is encoded by the coding sequence ATGAAAGCGATCGAAATCACCGAATTCGGCGCGCCCGACGTGCTGAAGCTGACGGAGCGCCCGCAGCCGGAGCCGAAGCGCGGCGAGGTGCTGATCAAGGTGGCGGCGTCCGGCGTCAACCGTCCGGACGTGTTCCAGAGAAAGGGCGCTTATGCGCCGCCGCCCGGCGCGTCGGATCTGCCGGGCCTCGAGGTCGCCGGCGAGATCGTCGGCGGCGACCTTTCCGACCCCGCGACGAACCCGTTCGGCCTGAAGCTCGGCGACCGCGTCTGCGCGCTGCTCTCGGGCGGCGGCTATGCCGAGTACGTGGCCGCGCCGCTCGCGCAGTGCCTGCCGGTGCCGAAGGGGCTGACCGACGTCGAAGCCGCGTCGCTGCCAGAGACGTTCTTCACGGTGTGGAGCAACGTGTTCGATCGCGCGCAACTGGGCGCGGGCGAGGGCGGTGCGCAGGAAACGTTCCTCGTGCAGGGCGGCTCGAGCGGCATCGGCGTGACCGCGATCCAGATCGCGCACGCGCTCGGCTTCCGCGTGTTCGCGACGGCGGGCACCGACGACAAGTGCCGCGCATGCGAGCGGCTCGGCGCGGAGCGCGCGATCAACTACAAGACTGAGGATTTCGTCGAAGTCGTGAAGTCGCTGACGCACGATCGCGGCGTCGACGTGATTCTCGACATGGTCGCGGGCGCGTACGTGCCGCGCGAGCTGACGGCGCTCGCCGACGGCGGCCGGCTCGTCGTGATCGCGCTCCTCGGCGGCGCGAAATCGGAGATCAATCTGGGCGAGATCCTGCGCCGTCGTCTGACGGTCACGGGCTCGACGCTGCGGCCGCGTCCCGTCGAGTTCAAGGCGCGCATCGCCGCGCAATTGAAGGCGCGCGTGTGGCCACTCATCGAGGACGGGCGCGTGAAGCCCGTCATCTACCGCGTGCTGCCGGCCGCGCAGGCGTCGGACGCGCATGCGCTGATGGAGAGCAGCGAGCACGTCGGCAAGATCATGCTCGATTGGGGTGCGAACGCTTGA
- the pnp gene encoding polyribonucleotide nucleotidyltransferase — MSLFNKVVKEFQWGQHKVRLETGEIARQASGAVLVDIEDTVVLATVVGAKSAKPGQDFFPLTVDYIEKTYSAGKIPGGFFRREGRPSEHETLTSRLIDRPLRPLFPEGFYNEVQVVIHVLSVNPEVPADIPALIGASAALAVSGLPFNGPVGAARVAYVNNEYVLNPTREQIKASRLDLVVAGTERAVLMVESEAQQLPEDVMLGAVVFGHEQMQTAIDAIHELVREGGKPEWNWQPAAKNEALIARVTELAQADLQAAYQIREKQSRSTKLKEVYAAATAKLAEEAAASNAEAADAATVGNILFDLEAKIVRSQILNGEPRIDGRDTRTVRPIEIRTGVLPRTHGSALFTRGETQALVVATLGTKGDEQIIDALEGEYRERFMLHYNMPPFATGETGRVGSPKRREIGHGRLAKRALVACLPSADEFGYSIRVVSEITESNGSSSMASVCGGCLALMDAGVPMKAHVAGIAMGLILEGNKFAVLTDILGDEDHLGDMDFKVAGTADGVTALQMDIKIQGITKEIMQVALAQAKEGRMHILGKMTEAVAGANTQLSEFAPRMITIKINPEKIRDVIGKGGSVIRALTEETGTTIDISDDGVVTIASTNSEGMAEAKKRIENITAEIEVGQVYEGTVLKLLDFGAIVNLLPGKDGLLHISEIVNERVKDINDYLKEGQQVKVKVIQTDEKGRVRLSAKALLNEAAAHQTDTPPQQ, encoded by the coding sequence ATGTCTCTGTTCAACAAAGTCGTGAAGGAATTCCAGTGGGGCCAGCACAAGGTGCGCCTCGAAACCGGCGAGATCGCGCGCCAGGCTAGCGGTGCCGTGCTCGTCGACATCGAGGACACCGTCGTCCTCGCGACGGTCGTCGGCGCGAAGTCGGCGAAGCCGGGCCAGGATTTCTTCCCGCTCACCGTCGACTACATCGAGAAGACCTACTCGGCGGGCAAGATCCCGGGCGGCTTCTTCCGCCGCGAAGGCCGTCCGTCGGAGCACGAGACGCTGACGTCGCGTCTCATCGATCGCCCGCTGCGCCCGCTCTTCCCGGAAGGCTTCTACAACGAAGTGCAGGTCGTGATCCACGTGCTGTCGGTGAACCCGGAAGTCCCGGCCGACATCCCGGCGCTCATCGGCGCGTCGGCTGCGCTCGCCGTGTCGGGCCTGCCGTTCAACGGCCCCGTCGGCGCCGCGCGCGTCGCGTACGTCAACAACGAATACGTGCTGAACCCGACGCGCGAGCAGATCAAGGCGTCGCGCCTCGACCTCGTCGTCGCGGGCACGGAGCGTGCCGTGCTGATGGTCGAGTCGGAAGCCCAGCAACTGCCGGAAGACGTGATGCTGGGCGCCGTGGTGTTCGGCCACGAGCAGATGCAAACGGCGATCGACGCGATTCACGAACTCGTGCGCGAAGGCGGCAAGCCCGAATGGAACTGGCAGCCGGCCGCGAAGAACGAAGCGCTGATCGCGCGCGTGACCGAGCTCGCGCAAGCCGACCTGCAGGCGGCCTACCAGATCCGCGAAAAGCAGTCGCGCTCGACGAAGCTGAAGGAAGTCTACGCAGCCGCCACCGCGAAGCTCGCGGAAGAAGCGGCGGCGTCGAACGCCGAAGCCGCCGACGCGGCGACGGTCGGCAACATCCTGTTCGATCTCGAAGCGAAGATCGTCCGCTCGCAGATCCTGAACGGCGAGCCGCGCATCGATGGCCGCGACACGCGCACCGTGCGCCCGATCGAGATCCGCACGGGCGTGCTGCCGCGCACGCACGGCTCGGCGCTCTTCACGCGCGGCGAGACGCAGGCGCTCGTCGTCGCGACGCTCGGCACGAAGGGTGACGAGCAGATCATCGACGCGCTCGAAGGCGAATACCGCGAGCGCTTCATGCTCCACTACAACATGCCTCCGTTCGCGACCGGCGAAACGGGCCGCGTCGGTTCGCCGAAGCGCCGCGAAATCGGCCACGGCCGCCTCGCGAAGCGCGCGCTCGTCGCGTGCCTGCCGAGCGCCGACGAATTTGGCTACTCGATCCGCGTCGTGTCGGAAATCACCGAGTCGAACGGTTCGTCGTCGATGGCGTCGGTGTGCGGCGGCTGCCTCGCGCTGATGGACGCGGGCGTGCCGATGAAGGCGCACGTCGCGGGCATCGCGATGGGCCTGATTCTCGAAGGCAACAAGTTCGCGGTGCTGACCGACATCCTCGGCGACGAAGATCACCTCGGCGACATGGACTTCAAGGTGGCCGGCACGGCCGACGGCGTGACCGCGCTGCAGATGGACATCAAGATCCAGGGCATCACGAAGGAAATCATGCAGGTCGCGCTTGCACAGGCGAAGGAAGGCCGCATGCACATCCTCGGCAAGATGACGGAAGCGGTCGCCGGCGCGAACACGCAGCTGTCCGAATTCGCGCCGCGCATGATCACGATCAAGATCAACCCGGAAAAGATCCGCGACGTGATCGGCAAGGGCGGCTCGGTGATCCGCGCGCTGACCGAAGAAACCGGCACGACGATCGACATCTCGGATGACGGCGTCGTGACGATCGCGAGCACGAACAGCGAAGGCATGGCCGAAGCGAAGAAGCGCATCGAGAACATCACGGCCGAGATCGAAGTCGGTCAGGTGTACGAAGGCACGGTGCTGAAGCTGCTCGATTTCGGTGCGATCGTGAACCTGCTGCCGGGCAAGGACGGCCTGCTGCACATCTCGGAAATCGTCAACGAGCGCGTGAAGGACATCAACGACTACCTGAAGGAAGGCCAGCAGGTGAAGGTCAAGGTGATCCAGACGGACGAGAAGGGACGCGTGCGTCTGTCGGCCAAGGCGCTGCTGAATGAAGCAGCCGCCCACCAGACGGATACGCCGCCGCAGCAGTAA
- the rpsO gene encoding 30S ribosomal protein S15: protein MSVADIKKSEVVAQFARGANDTGSPEVQVALLTARITELTGHFKTHAKDHHSRRGLLRMVSRRRKLLDYLKGKDADRYRALIEKLGLRK, encoded by the coding sequence ATGTCTGTTGCTGATATCAAGAAGTCGGAAGTTGTTGCTCAGTTCGCGCGCGGCGCCAACGACACGGGCTCGCCCGAAGTGCAGGTCGCGCTGCTGACGGCGCGCATCACGGAACTGACGGGTCACTTCAAGACCCACGCGAAGGACCACCACAGCCGCCGCGGCCTGCTGCGCATGGTGAGCCGCCGCCGCAAGCTGCTCGACTACCTCAAGGGCAAGGATGCCGACCGCTACCGCGCGCTGATCGAGAAGCTGGGTCTGCGTAAGTAA
- a CDS encoding branched-chain amino acid ABC transporter substrate-binding protein produces the protein MSTCWMRFAAASAALSLTMLLPAQAGAAGEPIRIALVEGMSGPFANAGAAAERNLRFGVERVNARGGVRLRDGAHPLELVVLDSKGGVEEALVQLRAATDKGIGFVAQGNGSAVAAALVAALAKQNARDPGHRALFLNYSADDPALTGRDCSFWHFRFDAHAGMRMDALADVLARDRAVRKVYLLNQDYSFGHDVSTLARAALKARRPDIAIVGDEFHPIGRVKDFSPYVAKIRASGADAVVTGNWGNDLTLLVRAAREQGLATKFYTFYGNSLDAPAALGDAGVKRVLAVADWHPNAGGAQSDAFYRAFRARFPTPQDDYPVRRMSLMIEMLAAAMARAGSADPVAVARALEGMRYDDGFHPAQMRAADHQLIQPLYVIEMDRVGAPGVRFDNAGSGYGFRTVLELPPAPGAASAECRMKRP, from the coding sequence ATGTCTACCTGCTGGATGCGTTTTGCCGCTGCCTCGGCGGCGCTCTCGTTGACGATGCTGTTGCCCGCGCAGGCCGGCGCGGCGGGCGAGCCGATCCGGATCGCGCTTGTCGAGGGGATGTCGGGACCGTTCGCGAATGCGGGCGCGGCGGCCGAGCGCAATCTGCGCTTCGGCGTCGAGCGCGTCAATGCGCGGGGCGGCGTGCGGCTGCGCGACGGCGCCCATCCGCTGGAACTCGTCGTGCTCGACAGCAAGGGCGGCGTCGAGGAGGCGCTCGTCCAGCTGCGCGCCGCGACCGACAAGGGGATAGGCTTCGTCGCGCAGGGCAACGGCTCGGCTGTCGCGGCGGCGCTCGTCGCCGCGCTCGCCAAGCAGAACGCGCGCGATCCCGGGCATCGCGCGCTGTTCCTCAACTATTCGGCCGACGATCCCGCGCTGACGGGCCGCGACTGCAGTTTCTGGCACTTCCGTTTCGACGCGCACGCAGGCATGCGGATGGACGCGCTCGCCGACGTGCTCGCGCGCGATCGCGCGGTCAGGAAGGTCTATCTGCTGAACCAGGACTACAGCTTCGGGCACGATGTCAGCACGCTCGCGCGCGCCGCGTTGAAGGCGCGGCGGCCGGACATCGCGATCGTCGGCGACGAATTTCATCCGATCGGACGCGTGAAGGACTTCTCGCCGTACGTCGCGAAGATTCGCGCGAGCGGCGCGGACGCGGTCGTGACGGGCAACTGGGGCAACGATCTGACGCTGCTCGTGCGTGCGGCGCGCGAGCAGGGACTCGCGACGAAGTTCTACACGTTCTACGGCAACAGCCTGGACGCGCCTGCCGCGCTCGGCGACGCGGGCGTGAAGCGCGTGCTCGCGGTCGCCGACTGGCATCCGAACGCGGGCGGCGCGCAGTCCGACGCGTTCTACCGCGCGTTCCGCGCGCGCTTCCCGACGCCGCAGGACGACTATCCGGTGCGGCGGATGAGCCTGATGATCGAGATGCTGGCGGCGGCGATGGCGCGCGCGGGCTCGGCCGATCCGGTCGCGGTCGCGCGGGCGCTCGAGGGGATGCGCTACGACGACGGCTTCCACCCGGCGCAGATGCGCGCGGCCGACCACCAATTGATCCAACCCCTTTACGTGATCGAGATGGATCGCGTTGGCGCGCCGGGCGTGCGCTTCGATAACGCGGGGTCGGGTTACGGCTTCCGGACGGTGCTCGAGCTGCCGCCCGCGCCGGGCGCGGCTTCCGCCGAATGCCGTATGAAACGCCCGTGA
- a CDS encoding carbonic anhydrase encodes MNRPKSMLVANIAWASETSERSPDFFDALSRGQNPRVLWIGCADSRVPAETITQSAPGELFVHRNIANIFQPDDDNCASVLEYAVRVLKVDHVIVCGHYGCGGVRASLLPPSPELPHVSRRIAPLCALAGRHRVELDGVPPDQAADRLAELNVLEQVRLLRSSPIIRDADPAPLVHGWIFSLADGRLKELASGYAAAEPAPQAERAVAATA; translated from the coding sequence ATGAATCGCCCAAAAAGCATGCTCGTCGCCAATATCGCCTGGGCCAGCGAGACGTCCGAACGCTCGCCCGACTTCTTCGACGCGCTGTCTCGCGGACAAAACCCGCGCGTGCTGTGGATCGGCTGCGCCGACAGCCGCGTGCCGGCCGAAACCATCACGCAGAGTGCGCCTGGCGAACTATTCGTTCACCGAAACATTGCGAACATCTTCCAGCCCGACGACGACAACTGCGCGAGCGTGCTCGAGTACGCAGTGCGGGTGCTGAAGGTCGATCACGTGATCGTCTGCGGGCACTACGGCTGCGGCGGCGTGCGCGCGTCGCTGCTGCCGCCCTCGCCCGAGCTGCCGCACGTGAGCCGCCGGATCGCGCCGCTGTGCGCGCTCGCCGGCCGCCATCGCGTGGAGCTCGACGGCGTACCGCCCGACCAGGCCGCCGACCGGCTCGCCGAGCTCAACGTGCTCGAGCAGGTCCGCCTGCTGCGCAGCTCGCCGATCATCCGCGACGCCGATCCCGCGCCGCTCGTGCATGGCTGGATCTTCTCGCTCGCCGACGGACGGCTCAAAGAGCTCGCGTCCGGCTACGCGGCCGCCGAGCCGGCGCCGCAAGCCGAACGCGCAGTAGCCGCGACCGCCTGA
- a CDS encoding SulP family inorganic anion transporter, producing MKNLRASFSTFPRDFVAGTVVFLVALPLCLGIANASGVEPFAGLVSGIVGGLIVAVLSGSPLSVSGPAAGLVVIIVDGIAQLGSFQAFLLAVLLSGVIQFGLGLLKAGRFAAYVPSPVIKGMLAAIGILLIVKQMPFALGLGGDGDAPGHAVLASSVIALASLALLAVWETRAMRRFAFVRLVPAPLAVVLLGIGATFALGFVAPHFAPPAEHRVALPELASFAALGNALKTADLGPNLAHLLNPDVWRIAITLAVVGSLETLLSLEAVEQIDPKRRPTQPNRELKAQGVGNLVAGAIGGLPITSVIVRSSVNVNAGAQSRMSAIVHGVMLVVSVFALTGLLNLIPLASLAAILIHTGFKLAKPALFTSVAKQGPGAFLPFAVTIAGVLAIDLLAGIALGLACCVLAVACANLRSPATLAQHDDHYLLSFRKDVSFLGKVQIKHYLAQIPDRAVVIIDATRADYIDHDVREMLDAFVAEAPRREITVDYRRQVQHARGRGIRWFFRSPTAQ from the coding sequence ATGAAGAATCTACGCGCTTCCTTTTCCACGTTTCCGCGCGACTTCGTGGCCGGCACCGTCGTGTTCCTCGTCGCGCTGCCGCTCTGCCTCGGAATCGCCAACGCATCCGGCGTCGAGCCGTTCGCCGGCCTCGTGTCCGGCATCGTCGGCGGTCTCATCGTCGCCGTGCTGAGCGGCTCGCCGCTGTCCGTCAGCGGTCCCGCCGCGGGCCTCGTCGTGATCATCGTCGACGGCATCGCGCAGCTCGGCAGCTTCCAGGCGTTCCTGCTCGCCGTGCTGCTGTCGGGCGTCATCCAGTTCGGCCTCGGTCTCCTGAAGGCGGGCCGGTTCGCCGCATACGTGCCTTCGCCCGTGATCAAAGGAATGCTCGCCGCAATCGGCATCCTGCTCATCGTCAAGCAGATGCCGTTCGCGCTCGGCCTCGGCGGCGACGGCGACGCGCCGGGCCACGCGGTGCTCGCATCGAGCGTGATCGCGCTCGCGTCGCTCGCGCTCCTCGCCGTCTGGGAGACCCGCGCGATGCGCCGCTTCGCGTTCGTACGCCTCGTGCCCGCGCCGCTCGCCGTCGTGCTGCTCGGCATCGGCGCCACGTTCGCGCTCGGCTTCGTCGCGCCGCATTTCGCGCCGCCCGCCGAGCACCGGGTCGCGCTGCCCGAGCTCGCGTCGTTCGCCGCGCTCGGCAACGCGCTCAAGACCGCCGACCTCGGCCCGAACCTCGCGCACCTGCTGAACCCCGACGTGTGGCGCATCGCGATCACGCTCGCCGTCGTCGGGAGTCTCGAGACGCTGCTGAGCCTCGAAGCGGTCGAGCAGATCGATCCGAAGCGCCGTCCGACCCAGCCGAACCGCGAACTGAAGGCGCAAGGCGTCGGCAATCTCGTCGCGGGCGCGATCGGCGGCCTGCCGATCACGTCGGTGATCGTGCGCAGCTCGGTCAACGTGAACGCAGGCGCGCAGAGCCGGATGTCGGCGATCGTGCACGGCGTGATGCTCGTCGTCAGCGTGTTCGCGCTCACCGGGCTCCTGAACCTGATTCCGCTCGCAAGCCTCGCGGCGATCCTGATTCACACGGGCTTCAAGCTCGCGAAACCGGCGCTCTTCACGTCGGTCGCGAAACAAGGCCCCGGCGCGTTCCTGCCGTTCGCGGTGACGATCGCGGGCGTGCTCGCGATCGACCTCCTCGCCGGCATCGCGCTCGGCCTCGCCTGCTGCGTGCTGGCCGTCGCGTGCGCGAACCTGCGCAGCCCGGCGACGCTCGCGCAGCACGACGACCACTATCTGCTGTCGTTCCGCAAGGACGTGTCGTTCCTCGGCAAGGTCCAGATCAAGCACTATCTCGCGCAGATCCCGGACCGCGCGGTCGTCATCATCGACGCGACCCGCGCCGACTACATCGACCACGACGTGCGCGAAATGCTCGATGCGTTCGTCGCGGAGGCGCCGCGGCGCGAGATCACGGTCGATTACCGGCGCCAGGTCCAGCACGCGCGCGGCCGCGGCATCCGCTGGTTCTTCCGCAGCCCGACGGCGCAGTGA
- a CDS encoding 2-isopropylmalate synthase: MTDKLIIFDTTLRDGEQSPGASMTKEEKIRIAKQLERMKVDVIEAGFAASSNGDFDAIHTIASQVKDSTICSLARANDKDIQRAADALKPANSFRIHTFIATSPLHMEKKLRMTPDQVFEQARLAVRFARKFTDNIEFSPEDGSRSDLDFLCRVLEAVIAEGATTINIADTVGYGVPELYGNLVKTLRERIPNSDKAIFSVHCHNDLGMAVANSLAGVKIGGARQVECTINGLGERAGNTSLEEIVMAVKTRRDYFGLDLGIDTTQIVPASKLVSQITGFVVQPNKAVVGANAFAHASGIHQDGVLKARDTYEIMRAEDVGWTANKIVLGKLSGRNAFKQRLQELGIALDSEAELNAAFARFKDLADRKAEIFDEDIIAIVTEEESALAHEHEHYKFVSLSQRSETGERPQAKVVFAVDGGEVAGEASGNGPVDATFNAIETEVGSGAELLLYSVNAITTGTQAQGEVTVRLARSGRIVNGVGTDPDIVAASAKAYIAALNKLYSNADKLNPQRA; the protein is encoded by the coding sequence ATGACAGACAAGCTGATCATATTCGACACGACGTTGCGCGACGGCGAACAATCGCCCGGTGCGTCGATGACGAAGGAAGAGAAAATCCGCATCGCGAAGCAGCTCGAGCGCATGAAGGTCGACGTGATCGAAGCCGGCTTCGCGGCCAGCTCGAACGGCGACTTCGACGCGATCCACACGATCGCGTCGCAAGTGAAGGACAGCACGATCTGCTCGCTCGCCCGCGCGAACGACAAGGACATCCAGCGCGCGGCCGATGCGCTGAAGCCCGCGAACAGCTTCCGGATCCATACGTTCATCGCGACGTCGCCGCTGCACATGGAAAAGAAGCTGCGGATGACGCCGGACCAGGTGTTCGAGCAGGCGCGCCTCGCGGTGCGCTTCGCGCGCAAGTTCACCGACAACATCGAGTTCTCGCCGGAAGATGGCAGCCGCTCGGACTTGGACTTCCTCTGCCGCGTGCTCGAAGCCGTGATCGCCGAGGGCGCGACGACGATCAACATCGCGGATACGGTCGGCTACGGCGTGCCGGAGCTGTACGGCAACCTCGTGAAGACGCTGCGCGAGCGCATCCCGAACTCGGACAAGGCGATCTTCTCGGTGCATTGTCACAACGATCTGGGGATGGCGGTCGCGAACTCGCTCGCCGGCGTGAAGATCGGCGGCGCGCGCCAGGTCGAATGCACGATCAACGGCCTCGGCGAGCGCGCGGGCAACACGTCGCTCGAAGAGATCGTGATGGCCGTGAAGACCCGCAGGGACTATTTCGGCCTCGATCTCGGCATCGACACGACGCAGATCGTGCCGGCGTCGAAGCTCGTGTCGCAGATCACCGGCTTCGTCGTGCAGCCGAACAAGGCGGTCGTCGGCGCGAACGCGTTCGCGCACGCATCGGGCATCCACCAGGACGGCGTGCTGAAGGCGCGCGATACGTACGAGATCATGCGCGCGGAAGACGTGGGCTGGACCGCGAACAAGATCGTGCTCGGCAAGCTGTCGGGCCGCAACGCGTTCAAGCAGCGCCTGCAGGAACTCGGCATCGCGCTCGACAGCGAAGCCGAGCTGAACGCCGCGTTCGCGCGCTTCAAGGATCTCGCCGACCGCAAGGCCGAGATATTCGACGAAGACATCATCGCGATCGTGACCGAAGAGGAATCGGCGCTCGCGCACGAGCATGAGCACTACAAGTTCGTGTCGCTGTCGCAGCGCTCGGAGACGGGCGAGCGGCCGCAGGCGAAGGTCGTGTTCGCCGTCGACGGCGGCGAAGTGGCGGGCGAGGCGAGCGGCAACGGCCCCGTCGACGCGACGTTCAACGCGATCGAGACCGAAGTGGGCAGCGGCGCCGAGCTGCTGCTGTATTCGGTCAACGCGATCACGACGGGGACGCAGGCGCAGGGCGAAGTGACGGTGCGTCTGGCGAGGAGCGGGCGGATCGTCAACGGCGTCGGCACCGATCCGGACATCGTCGCCGCATCGGCCAAGGCGTACATCGCCGCGCTGAACAAGCTGTACTCGAACGCCGACAAGCTGAATCCGCAGCGCGCGTAA
- the pssA gene encoding CDP-diacylglycerol--serine O-phosphatidyltransferase, translating to MAAFKPRRPRNGNAPWPRSFRHNKSVAQDVAPVESRRAARQRFLRTRGIYLLPNAFTTAALFCGFFAVVQAMNVRFETAAIAIFAAMVLDGMDGRVARMTHTQSAFGEQFDSLSDMVSFGVAPALVMYEWVLKDLGRWGWLAAFIYCSGAALRLARFNTNIGVVDKRFFQGLPSPAAAALIAGFVWLATDNRVPMKLGWLPWVAFVLTVYAGVTMVSNAPFYSGKALDVRHRVPFAAILLVVVAFVLVSSDPPLMLFCLFVLYGLSGYVFWAYMAVRGRANPARSSQREH from the coding sequence ATGGCCGCTTTCAAACCGCGCCGGCCGCGCAACGGCAATGCTCCGTGGCCGCGCTCGTTTCGTCACAACAAATCGGTCGCGCAGGACGTCGCGCCCGTCGAGAGCCGGCGCGCCGCGCGCCAGCGGTTCCTGAGGACGCGCGGCATCTACCTGCTGCCGAACGCGTTCACGACGGCCGCGCTCTTCTGCGGCTTCTTCGCGGTCGTGCAGGCGATGAACGTGCGCTTCGAGACCGCCGCGATCGCGATCTTCGCCGCAATGGTGCTCGACGGGATGGACGGACGCGTCGCGCGGATGACGCACACGCAAAGCGCGTTCGGCGAGCAGTTCGACAGCCTGTCGGACATGGTGTCGTTCGGCGTCGCGCCCGCGCTCGTGATGTACGAGTGGGTGCTGAAGGATCTGGGCCGCTGGGGCTGGCTCGCCGCGTTCATCTACTGCTCGGGCGCCGCGCTGCGCCTCGCGCGCTTCAACACGAACATCGGCGTCGTCGACAAGCGCTTTTTCCAGGGCCTGCCGAGCCCGGCCGCCGCGGCGCTGATCGCGGGCTTCGTGTGGCTCGCGACCGACAACCGCGTGCCGATGAAGCTCGGCTGGCTGCCGTGGGTCGCGTTCGTGCTGACGGTCTACGCGGGCGTGACGATGGTGTCGAACGCGCCGTTCTACAGCGGCAAGGCGCTCGACGTCAGGCATCGGGTGCCGTTCGCGGCGATCCTGCTCGTCGTCGTCGCGTTCGTGCTCGTGTCGTCCGATCCGCCGCTGATGCTGTTCTGCCTCTTCGTGCTGTACGGGCTGTCCGGCTACGTGTTCTGGGCCTATATGGCCGTGCGCGGCCGGGCCAATCCGGCGCGCTCGTCGCAGCGGGAGCACTGA
- a CDS encoding phosphatidylserine decarboxylase, translating into MNYPHPIIAREGWPFIAIVAVVTLLIHAIGGFGLAWPFWLLLVFVVQFFRDPPRAIPTQANAVLCPADGRIVAVEMAQDPYANREALKISVFMNVFNVHSQRSPVDGAVQKVEYFPGAFLNAALDKASAENERNAVVIQTATGQTVTAVQIAGLVARRILCYVRTGEPVSRGQRYGFIRFGSRVDVYLPKGSRARVSIGEKVSASSTILAELPEQQ; encoded by the coding sequence ATGAACTATCCTCATCCGATCATCGCGCGCGAAGGCTGGCCGTTCATCGCGATCGTAGCCGTCGTCACGCTGCTGATCCATGCCATCGGCGGGTTCGGCCTCGCATGGCCGTTCTGGCTGCTGCTCGTCTTCGTGGTTCAGTTCTTCCGCGATCCGCCGCGCGCGATCCCCACGCAGGCGAACGCGGTGCTGTGCCCGGCCGACGGCCGCATCGTCGCGGTCGAAATGGCGCAGGATCCGTATGCGAATCGCGAAGCGCTGAAGATCAGCGTGTTCATGAACGTGTTCAATGTCCACTCGCAGCGCTCGCCCGTCGACGGCGCGGTGCAGAAGGTCGAGTATTTTCCGGGCGCGTTCCTGAACGCCGCGCTCGACAAGGCGTCGGCCGAGAACGAGCGCAACGCGGTCGTGATCCAGACGGCGACCGGCCAGACCGTGACGGCCGTGCAGATCGCGGGCCTCGTCGCCCGCCGGATCCTCTGCTACGTGCGCACGGGCGAGCCCGTGTCGCGCGGCCAGCGCTACGGCTTCATCCGCTTCGGGTCGCGCGTCGACGTGTATCTGCCGAAGGGCAGCCGCGCCCGCGTGTCGATCGGCGAGAAGGTGTCCGCATCGTCGACGATCCTCGCCGAACTGCCCGAACAACAGTAA